The following proteins are co-located in the Bacteroidales bacterium genome:
- the kduI gene encoding 5-dehydro-4-deoxy-D-glucuronate isomerase, translated as MKVEQRYASHPEDFKKYDTARIRKEFLIEKVFIPDEISLVYSLYDRYMVGGAMPVKKALKLESPDELKSEQFLDRREMGIINIGGDAEIDTAGKKYKLGHKEALYLGMGTLDVVFRSADIKNPAKLYINSAPAHHAFPSKIVTLKDAEVVSLGSSESSNHRTLNKLLVNSVVQTCQLQMGMTELQNGSVWNTMPVHTHNRRMEAYFYFQVPEKQGICHFMGDPDETRHIWMNNEQAVLSPSWSIHSAAGTSNYTFIWGMAGENLDYGDMDVRHPDTLK; from the coding sequence ATGAAGGTAGAACAAAGATACGCATCCCACCCTGAGGATTTCAAAAAGTACGACACAGCAAGAATCAGGAAAGAGTTTCTGATTGAGAAAGTATTCATTCCTGATGAAATTTCTCTTGTGTATTCATTATATGATCGTTATATGGTAGGCGGTGCGATGCCGGTTAAGAAAGCTCTGAAACTTGAATCGCCCGACGAATTGAAATCAGAACAGTTTCTCGACAGACGCGAAATGGGTATTATTAATATTGGAGGTGATGCTGAAATTGACACTGCAGGTAAAAAGTATAAACTCGGACATAAAGAAGCATTATATCTTGGCATGGGGACACTCGATGTTGTATTCAGATCGGCTGACATAAAGAATCCTGCCAAACTTTACATCAATTCAGCACCTGCGCATCATGCGTTTCCTTCAAAGATAGTTACTCTGAAGGATGCAGAGGTGGTATCCCTTGGCAGTTCAGAATCATCGAATCACAGGACCCTTAATAAACTGCTTGTCAACAGTGTTGTTCAGACATGTCAGCTCCAGATGGGAATGACTGAACTTCAGAATGGCAGTGTCTGGAACACTATGCCCGTGCATACTCATAATCGGAGAATGGAAGCTTACTTTTACTTTCAGGTTCCTGAAAAACAGGGAATCTGCCATTTTATGGGCGATCCCGACGAAACACGGCATATCTGGATGAATAACGAGCAGGCAGTACTTTCTCCGTCGTGGAGTATACACAGCGCTGCGGGTACTTCAAACTATACCTTTATCTGGGGCATGGCTGGTGAAAACCTTGATTATGGGGATATGGATGTTCGTCACCCGGATACCTTAAAATAA
- a CDS encoding DUF2088 domain-containing protein, with protein MIYFKSGSENTVIGLKELEAGLYTALEKLGARKKVLVVPPDFTRFHSRAGDITSLIYKYYKTNLKDILPALGTHVPVSDQEMDEMFKGVPKDLFRVHDWRKDVVTVGTVPGEFVSKITDGALDYSWPAQLNKLVFNGGHDLILSVGQVVPHEVIGMANYNKNLFVGTGGPEGINKSHFIGAVYGMERIMGKATNPVRSLLNYASANFITHLPVVYVHTVIGRDENGKLVIRGLFIGDDEQVFTEAAELSIKVNFSILEKPLKKVVVYLDPSEFRSTWLGNKSVYRTRMAMADNGELIVLAPGLKEFGEDKEIDRLIRKYGYRGTPATLKSLKENEELQKNLSAAAHLIHGSSEGRFSITYCPGNLTREEIESVNFRYHDLNEMLKKYNPGKLNDGINKMADGEEIFYISNPALGLWTSKERLNS; from the coding sequence ATGATATACTTTAAATCGGGATCGGAAAACACTGTAATAGGACTAAAAGAGCTTGAAGCAGGTTTATATACTGCTCTTGAGAAACTTGGTGCCAGGAAGAAGGTTCTGGTTGTACCTCCCGACTTTACCCGTTTTCATTCAAGAGCCGGAGATATTACCAGTCTTATTTATAAGTACTATAAAACTAATCTTAAAGATATACTTCCTGCTCTCGGCACACATGTACCTGTATCTGACCAGGAGATGGATGAGATGTTTAAGGGTGTTCCGAAAGACCTTTTCAGGGTGCACGACTGGCGTAAAGATGTTGTAACAGTAGGCACAGTACCTGGTGAATTCGTGTCAAAGATTACCGATGGTGCCCTCGACTATTCGTGGCCGGCGCAACTTAACAAACTGGTATTCAACGGAGGACATGACCTGATACTTTCAGTAGGACAGGTTGTTCCGCATGAGGTAATAGGCATGGCCAACTACAACAAGAATCTTTTTGTAGGAACTGGCGGACCGGAAGGAATAAACAAAAGCCATTTCATCGGTGCTGTTTACGGAATGGAGAGGATCATGGGGAAAGCCACCAATCCGGTAAGAAGTCTGTTGAATTATGCATCTGCAAATTTCATAACACATCTTCCAGTTGTTTATGTTCATACTGTTATCGGCAGGGATGAAAACGGCAAACTAGTGATCAGAGGTTTGTTCATAGGCGATGATGAACAGGTTTTTACAGAGGCTGCGGAATTATCAATAAAGGTTAACTTTTCAATACTTGAGAAACCTTTGAAAAAGGTAGTCGTATACCTTGATCCCTCTGAGTTCAGGAGTACCTGGCTCGGAAATAAAAGTGTATACCGTACACGTATGGCTATGGCTGATAACGGAGAACTGATCGTTCTTGCTCCAGGACTGAAAGAGTTCGGAGAGGATAAGGAAATTGACCGGCTGATCAGGAAATATGGTTATCGTGGGACTCCGGCCACCTTAAAATCGCTGAAAGAAAATGAGGAGCTTCAAAAAAACCTGAGTGCTGCAGCTCATCTTATACACGGCAGTTCAGAAGGTAGATTCTCGATAACTTATTGTCCCGGGAACCTAACCCGGGAAGAGATTGAATCAGTCAATTTCAGGTATCACGATCTTAACGAAATGTTGAAAAAATATAATCCGGGAAAACTAAATGATGGTATTAATAAGATGGCTGACGGGGAAGAAATATTTTATATATCTAATCCGGCACTGGGATTATGGACATCTAAAGAAAGACTAAACTCATGA
- a CDS encoding SDR family oxidoreductase — translation MNELNLKGKVAVITGGAGIICSTMAKSLAAQGVKTVILDLNKEAAVAVAAEIEKESGIASMGVSASVLDKASLEAAKKEIHDKFGPIDILVNGAGGNSPAATTKLEKMDGSDTENPEDTFFGLQIEGFDKVFDLNFKGTLIPSMVFATDMVKNKSGVIINISSMNSYRPLTKIAAYSAAKAAVNNFTQWLAVHFSKTGVRVNAIAPGFLLTNQNRFLLIDEKTGGLTARGKKIINGTPMERYCVPEELTGTLIYLVSDLSKFVTGIVIPVDGGFSAYSGV, via the coding sequence ATGAACGAACTAAACCTAAAAGGAAAAGTAGCAGTAATTACCGGTGGTGCAGGCATTATCTGCTCAACTATGGCTAAATCGCTTGCTGCACAAGGTGTTAAAACAGTAATTCTCGACCTGAATAAAGAAGCAGCAGTTGCAGTTGCTGCTGAAATTGAAAAGGAATCAGGTATTGCATCAATGGGCGTTTCGGCAAGTGTACTTGACAAGGCTTCCCTTGAGGCAGCAAAAAAGGAAATACACGACAAATTCGGACCAATAGACATTCTTGTTAACGGTGCAGGAGGTAATTCCCCGGCAGCCACAACAAAACTCGAGAAGATGGATGGGTCTGATACTGAAAATCCTGAGGATACTTTCTTCGGACTTCAGATTGAAGGATTCGATAAAGTTTTTGACCTGAATTTCAAAGGGACTCTGATTCCATCAATGGTATTTGCTACTGATATGGTTAAAAATAAATCAGGGGTAATTATCAATATTTCCTCTATGAACTCCTACAGGCCATTAACAAAAATTGCAGCATATTCTGCCGCAAAAGCAGCTGTTAATAATTTCACACAATGGCTGGCTGTTCATTTTTCAAAAACAGGTGTCAGGGTAAACGCAATTGCCCCCGGGTTTCTTCTTACGAATCAGAACAGATTCCTGTTGATTGATGAAAAAACAGGAGGACTGACAGCGCGCGGAAAGAAAATAATTAACGGAACTCCAATGGAAAGATATTGTGTACCAGAAGAACTGACAGGAACTCTGATCTACCTGGTATCAGATCTTTCAAAATTCGTCACAGGGATCGTAATTCCTGTTGATGGCGGATTCAGTGCATATTCAGGCGTATAA
- a CDS encoding gluconate 5-dehydrogenase — protein sequence MKDLFDLTGKVALVTGGTHGIGLAVGLLLGKAGAKVCVNDLQDDKLLSCKESFKKEGLDVFTLKFNVTDEADVDKGITLIEKTVGPVDILVNNAGIIKRIPILDMAIADYKQVIDVDLVAPLIISKRVAPKMIERRSGKIINMCSMMSVYGRNTVSAYASAKGGLKLLTQNMTCEWAKYNIQINGIGPGYIATSQTAPIRENGHPFNDLVMTRTPAGRWGEPEDVANAALFLASKASNFVNGHILYVDGGILANFGYVKGENDI from the coding sequence ATGAAGGATTTATTTGATTTAACAGGAAAAGTTGCGCTGGTAACCGGCGGCACACACGGTATTGGTCTGGCAGTTGGATTGTTGCTTGGCAAAGCTGGAGCAAAAGTATGTGTGAATGATCTGCAGGACGATAAGCTTCTGAGCTGCAAAGAGAGTTTCAAAAAGGAAGGACTTGATGTCTTTACTCTTAAGTTCAATGTAACCGATGAAGCAGATGTTGATAAGGGAATCACACTGATTGAAAAAACAGTCGGTCCGGTTGATATTCTTGTAAACAATGCAGGTATAATTAAAAGGATACCAATACTTGATATGGCAATTGCAGATTACAAGCAGGTGATTGATGTTGACCTTGTTGCTCCTCTTATTATATCAAAAAGGGTTGCACCGAAAATGATAGAGCGCAGAAGCGGAAAGATCATTAATATGTGTTCGATGATGAGTGTATATGGCAGGAATACTGTTTCGGCTTATGCATCAGCCAAAGGCGGGCTTAAACTTCTTACACAGAATATGACCTGCGAATGGGCAAAATACAATATTCAGATCAATGGTATTGGTCCTGGTTATATAGCCACCTCACAAACAGCACCAATCCGTGAAAATGGTCACCCTTTCAACGATCTTGTCATGACACGTACACCTGCAGGCAGATGGGGAGAGCCTGAGGATGTTGCAAATGCAGCGCTCTTCCTGGCATCGAAGGCAAGTAATTTCGTCAATGGACATATTCTGTATGTTGACGGAGGGATACTTGCAAATTTCGGTTACGTGAAGGGGGAGAATGATATCTAG
- a CDS encoding HAD hydrolase-like protein, translating into MNPHDQLLALKPEKEFFIGIDSDGCAFDTMEIKQKECFCPNFIKYFKMQPISKYARETWEFVNLYSTNRGCNRFLAVNETLRLLATRPEVKARNFAVPSAAPLIDWTKKETKLGNPTLKTYAAEVNDPFITQTLEWSLKVNEDIASLVYGITPFPFVKECLEKMKSKADAMVVSQTPYEALKREWEENKIEHYLRMIAGQEHGTKTEHLRYAAKGKYPDEKILMIGDANGDLKAAKSNGVLFFPINPGQEEASWERLYKEGLDKFFAGTFKGAYEEKLIKEFEAFLPEHPNWK; encoded by the coding sequence ATGAACCCACACGATCAATTACTTGCACTTAAACCTGAAAAGGAATTCTTTATTGGAATAGACTCCGACGGATGCGCATTCGACACTATGGAGATAAAGCAGAAAGAGTGTTTCTGCCCTAACTTCATAAAGTATTTCAAAATGCAGCCAATCTCAAAATATGCACGTGAAACCTGGGAGTTTGTCAACCTTTACTCAACAAACAGGGGATGCAACCGTTTTCTGGCAGTGAATGAAACACTCAGACTTCTTGCAACCCGTCCTGAGGTAAAAGCCCGCAATTTCGCAGTACCTTCCGCAGCTCCTCTTATCGACTGGACAAAGAAGGAAACCAAACTTGGTAATCCCACTCTGAAAACCTATGCTGCAGAAGTTAATGATCCTTTTATAACCCAGACACTTGAATGGTCGCTGAAAGTAAATGAAGACATTGCAAGCCTGGTCTACGGCATAACTCCTTTTCCGTTTGTAAAAGAGTGTCTTGAAAAGATGAAGTCAAAAGCTGATGCCATGGTAGTTTCTCAAACCCCGTACGAGGCTCTTAAACGCGAATGGGAGGAGAATAAGATTGAGCATTATCTGAGGATGATTGCAGGACAGGAACATGGCACAAAAACCGAACACCTCAGGTATGCTGCCAAAGGCAAATATCCTGATGAAAAGATACTTATGATCGGTGATGCTAATGGCGACCTGAAAGCAGCAAAATCGAACGGGGTACTCTTCTTTCCGATTAATCCGGGACAGGAAGAAGCCTCCTGGGAGAGACTTTATAAGGAAGGCCTTGACAAGTTCTTTGCAGGCACTTTCAAAGGTGCTTATGAGGAAAAACTCATTAAGGAGTTTGAGGCCTTTTTGCCGGAACATCCGAATTGGAAATGA
- a CDS encoding glycoside hydrolase family 88 protein, which translates to MKILKTILILGIIICSSAGYSQELAPLPFKSDINKTDIKTVLKAVADWQVRTPLTHNPADWTNAALYSGMVEWASIAGNDSYYEWLKDISSKLSWNYYVHDNPQRRYHADDYCVGQTYIELYRKYKDKNMIKPMRAYLDQILKDPAKGDLLFKSTVPGYSSQQRWSWCDALFMAPTVWAKMGNVTGKKKYLDFMYQEYKFTTDYLYDKDEDLYFRDSNYFTRKEANGAKVFWGRGNGWVFAGLPIIIRELPAKYENKEYFVTIYKEMAAKLLSLQSADGFWHASLLDPASYPNPEMSATAFFVYGMAWGVNNGYLDKEKYLPAIVKGWKSMVTSVWPDGKVGFIQPIGADPKAVTREMTEVYGVGGFLMAGTEITRLIEKGIL; encoded by the coding sequence ATGAAAATCCTAAAAACCATTTTGATTCTCGGTATTATTATTTGCTCTTCTGCCGGTTATTCGCAGGAATTGGCTCCGTTACCGTTTAAGAGTGATATAAACAAAACAGATATAAAAACTGTATTGAAAGCTGTTGCCGACTGGCAGGTAAGAACACCTCTTACACACAATCCGGCAGACTGGACTAATGCTGCACTATATTCAGGCATGGTTGAGTGGGCATCAATAGCAGGCAACGACTCATATTATGAGTGGCTGAAAGATATTTCTTCAAAACTTTCATGGAATTATTATGTACACGATAATCCTCAGAGAAGGTATCATGCCGATGATTACTGTGTTGGACAGACGTATATTGAGCTTTACAGGAAATATAAGGATAAGAATATGATCAAACCGATGAGAGCTTATCTCGATCAGATTCTAAAGGATCCTGCAAAAGGCGACCTGCTTTTTAAGAGCACAGTACCCGGATACTCATCCCAGCAGAGATGGTCGTGGTGCGATGCTCTTTTTATGGCTCCTACTGTTTGGGCAAAAATGGGTAATGTAACCGGGAAGAAAAAGTATCTCGATTTTATGTACCAGGAGTATAAATTCACAACTGATTACCTCTACGATAAAGATGAAGATCTGTATTTCAGGGATTCAAATTATTTCACAAGGAAAGAGGCAAATGGGGCCAAGGTTTTCTGGGGACGCGGTAATGGCTGGGTATTTGCAGGTTTGCCTATAATAATCAGGGAATTGCCTGCAAAATATGAGAATAAGGAATATTTTGTGACAATATATAAGGAGATGGCTGCTAAACTTCTTTCACTGCAGTCTGCAGACGGATTCTGGCACGCAAGCCTTTTAGATCCGGCCAGCTATCCTAATCCCGAGATGAGTGCCACAGCTTTTTTCGTATATGGAATGGCATGGGGCGTAAACAACGGTTATCTCGACAAGGAGAAATATCTGCCTGCTATTGTAAAAGGATGGAAATCAATGGTCACATCTGTATGGCCCGACGGAAAAGTAGGATTTATCCAGCCTATTGGTGCTGATCCTAAGGCAGTCACCAGAGAAATGACCGAGGTATATGGTGTTGGCGGTTTCCTTATGGCAGGAACTGAGATCACACGATTAATTGAAAAGGGCATTTTATAG
- the uxaC gene encoding glucuronate isomerase, whose translation MKPFIHENFLLGNKTAEKLYHKYAENQPIVDFHCHLSPAMIADDRQFGNLTQAWLEGDHYKWRAMRTNGIDEKYCTGTAPDTDKFKKWAETVPATLGNPLYHWTHLELARYFSITKLLSPSTATSIYERASGMLQTKEFSTRSMIRKMKAEVICTTDDPADTLEHHLKLKGTFEITVLPTWRPDNIVKTEDVEKFNAYIKKLELVSEVEIKNFETLVTALDKRHAFFHETGGRLSDHGLDRFYFDTYTASEVDKIFKKLLKGDSISAEEAEKYKTAAMIELCRMNHKRGWTQQFHVGAMRNNNARMFRQLGPDTGWDSIGVPQDALKMSRFLSALDSTDQLAKSILYNLNPADNEMMITMAGNFNDGTSAVKVQYGAAWWFLDQKSGMEKHLKDLAALGLLRRFIGMVTDSRSFLSYPRHEYFRRLVCNYVGEEVEKGLIPDEEELLKPLIEGISYRNAKEYFGFK comes from the coding sequence ATGAAACCATTTATTCATGAAAATTTTCTACTGGGCAATAAGACGGCAGAAAAACTGTATCATAAATATGCTGAAAATCAGCCAATAGTGGATTTTCATTGTCATCTTTCACCTGCAATGATCGCTGACGATCGTCAGTTTGGCAACCTTACCCAGGCATGGCTCGAAGGAGATCATTACAAATGGCGGGCAATGCGGACAAACGGGATTGATGAAAAGTATTGCACAGGCACTGCACCGGATACTGATAAATTCAAAAAGTGGGCAGAGACAGTCCCTGCTACACTCGGTAATCCTTTGTATCACTGGACTCATCTGGAACTAGCAAGATATTTCAGCATTACCAAATTATTATCGCCTTCCACAGCTACTTCGATTTATGAAAGAGCTTCAGGCATGTTACAGACTAAGGAATTCAGCACAAGATCAATGATCAGGAAAATGAAAGCTGAAGTAATCTGTACAACAGACGACCCTGCAGATACTCTCGAACATCATCTCAAACTTAAGGGAACATTCGAGATAACGGTTCTTCCGACATGGAGACCGGACAATATTGTAAAAACAGAAGATGTTGAGAAATTCAATGCCTATATCAAAAAACTTGAACTTGTAAGTGAAGTTGAGATTAAGAACTTCGAAACACTTGTTACGGCACTTGACAAGAGGCATGCTTTTTTTCATGAGACTGGAGGACGATTGTCAGATCATGGTCTTGATCGTTTCTATTTTGACACATACACTGCATCTGAAGTTGATAAAATATTCAAGAAACTCCTGAAAGGTGACTCTATTTCTGCGGAAGAGGCAGAGAAATATAAAACTGCAGCAATGATTGAACTCTGCAGGATGAATCACAAAAGAGGCTGGACTCAGCAATTCCATGTTGGTGCAATGCGAAATAATAATGCCCGCATGTTCAGGCAGCTTGGCCCAGATACAGGCTGGGATTCGATAGGTGTCCCTCAGGATGCTCTAAAAATGTCAAGGTTTCTGAGTGCCCTTGATAGCACAGACCAGCTTGCAAAATCAATTCTTTATAACCTTAATCCTGCCGATAATGAAATGATGATAACAATGGCAGGCAACTTCAATGATGGTACATCAGCAGTTAAAGTTCAGTACGGTGCTGCCTGGTGGTTCCTCGATCAGAAAAGCGGTATGGAGAAGCATCTTAAAGACCTTGCTGCCCTTGGACTGTTAAGAAGGTTCATAGGAATGGTAACTGATTCACGCAGCTTCCTTTCCTATCCTCGTCACGAATACTTCAGAAGACTGGTCTGCAATTATGTTGGTGAAGAGGTTGAGAAAGGACTTATTCCAGATGAAGAGGAGCTGCTTAAGCCTTTAATTGAAGGGATATCATACAGGAATGCGAAAGAGTATTTTGGATTTAAATAA
- a CDS encoding diphosphate--fructose-6-phosphate 1-phosphotransferase, whose translation MAKNVIVAQSGGPSPVINSSLRGIIETCRMFPDKFGKVYGGWHGIEGVLNEELLDLSSQKEEEIALLRNTPAAGSIGTCRYKLKDKQQKDFQRIMEVFKAHDIGYFFYIGGNDSQHTAFKVSELAKTRGLDLIAVGVPKTIDNDVGDNEFKLIDHTPGYGSVARYWSHIIQNANEENMGSSPADPVLVIQAMGRKIGYIPAAARLADPGREMPLQIYMAESNVSIDNLVDNVNDQLKKDGRCIVVISEGFDVGSIGEVKDAFGHTSFGSSQNSVFQTVVNYLNTKGLKARGAARGQVMGTDQRHTTAYASIVDLDEAYKVGQKAVEIALYEGNGWMATILRDPGIIYNVHYDKVPLEKVALSERTFPEKWIAPSRYDVTDEFLAYVRPLIGEDWPSVPMINGRQRFARLEMKFADKKLPAYNLEAYEK comes from the coding sequence ATGGCAAAGAACGTAATAGTAGCCCAGTCGGGAGGTCCATCGCCGGTAATCAATAGCTCTCTGAGAGGGATTATTGAGACATGCAGAATGTTCCCGGATAAGTTCGGAAAGGTATACGGCGGATGGCATGGTATTGAAGGTGTATTGAATGAAGAGCTTCTCGATCTTTCATCACAGAAAGAGGAAGAAATAGCCCTTTTAAGAAACACACCGGCAGCAGGAAGTATAGGTACCTGCAGATATAAACTTAAAGACAAACAACAGAAAGATTTCCAGCGGATAATGGAGGTATTTAAAGCCCATGATATAGGATACTTCTTTTATATCGGAGGAAACGATTCCCAGCATACAGCGTTTAAGGTAAGTGAGCTGGCAAAAACAAGGGGACTCGACCTTATAGCAGTTGGTGTGCCCAAGACAATTGATAATGATGTGGGTGATAATGAGTTTAAACTTATTGACCATACACCGGGTTACGGAAGCGTAGCCAGATACTGGTCGCATATCATCCAGAATGCAAATGAAGAGAATATGGGCTCCTCCCCTGCTGATCCTGTTCTTGTTATACAGGCTATGGGACGCAAAATTGGATATATCCCTGCTGCTGCCCGTCTCGCTGATCCGGGAAGAGAGATGCCGTTGCAGATCTATATGGCTGAATCAAACGTATCTATCGATAACCTGGTAGATAATGTAAATGATCAGCTAAAAAAAGATGGCAGATGTATTGTAGTTATAAGTGAAGGATTTGATGTAGGATCAATCGGAGAAGTTAAGGATGCATTCGGACATACATCCTTTGGATCAAGCCAGAATTCTGTCTTTCAGACTGTTGTTAACTATCTCAATACAAAAGGATTAAAAGCGAGAGGCGCTGCACGCGGACAGGTAATGGGCACCGATCAGCGTCATACAACAGCTTATGCATCGATAGTAGACCTCGATGAAGCTTATAAAGTAGGTCAGAAAGCTGTTGAAATAGCACTTTATGAAGGAAACGGCTGGATGGCAACAATACTCAGAGATCCGGGTATAATATATAATGTTCATTATGATAAGGTACCACTTGAAAAAGTGGCACTCTCGGAAAGAACATTTCCTGAGAAATGGATCGCTCCAAGCCGGTACGATGTTACAGATGAGTTCCTGGCGTATGTCAGACCATTAATTGGTGAAGACTGGCCTTCTGTTCCGATGATTAATGGCAGACAGAGGTTCGCCAGACTCGAAATGAAATTCGCAGATAAGAAACTACCAGCCTACAATCTGGAAGCATATGAGAAATAA
- a CDS encoding DUF2179 domain-containing protein, translating to METTFFDSDLFSYVLMPLLIFLARICDVSIGTLRIIFVSKGKRNIAPILGFVEVLIWITAISKIMQNLDNYVNYVAYAAGFATGNFVGMIIEEKLAMGIQMIRIFAHERGSELVQILNGNGYGATVIEAHGAREKVHLIYTIVQRNELEKVLNVIHNFNPKVFYTIEDVKTVNEGIFSHHKANSIFPFSNIIRQWRKGK from the coding sequence ATGGAAACAACTTTTTTTGATTCAGATCTGTTCAGCTATGTATTGATGCCACTTCTGATATTTTTGGCGAGGATCTGCGATGTATCGATAGGTACTTTGAGAATAATATTCGTCTCGAAAGGAAAACGGAATATTGCGCCAATTCTTGGTTTCGTTGAGGTCCTCATTTGGATTACCGCTATAAGCAAAATCATGCAGAATCTCGATAACTATGTGAATTATGTAGCCTATGCAGCAGGATTTGCAACTGGCAATTTTGTCGGGATGATAATTGAAGAAAAGCTTGCAATGGGCATTCAGATGATCAGGATTTTTGCACATGAAAGAGGATCAGAACTGGTACAGATTCTCAACGGAAATGGCTACGGAGCAACTGTCATTGAAGCCCATGGAGCAAGAGAAAAGGTACATCTGATCTATACAATTGTTCAGAGAAACGAACTGGAAAAAGTACTCAACGTTATACATAACTTCAATCCTAAAGTTTTTTACACTATCGAAGATGTAAAAACAGTAAATGAAGGGATATTTTCACACCATAAAGCAAATTCAATTTTCCCGTTCAGTAATATTATCAGGCAGTGGAGGAAGGGGAAGTGA
- the gnd gene encoding decarboxylating NADP(+)-dependent phosphogluconate dehydrogenase has translation MKKLSDIGLIGLAVMGENLVLNMESKGFQVSVYNRSVKKVDDFLAARAKGKNIVGTHSIEELVASLELPRKVMIMVKAGSAVDEMIETLIPHLSPGDIIIDGGNTHFPDTNRRTAYVESKGLLYIGTGVSGGEEGALLGPSIMPGGSKAAWPIVKPVFQAIAAKVDNGSPCCDWVGENGAGHFVKMVHNGIEYGDMQLITEAYQIMRDLLHMSADEMHLVFKEWNKGELDSYLIEITRDILGYKDADGKPLVDKILDTAGQKGTGKWTAVSALDLGIPLTLIGEAVFSRCLSAVKDERVQASKILHGPKPSFNGDKAKFINDLKDALYASKIVSYAQGYSLMRAAAEEYKWELNYGGIALMWRGGCIIRSAFLGKIKEAFDNNNTITNLLLDPFFKDKVEKAQQGWRNVVATAATNGIPVPAISSALGYFDGYRCEKLPANLLQAQRDYFGAHTYERTDKPRGEFFHTNWTGRGGTTASTTYNV, from the coding sequence ATGAAGAAACTATCAGACATCGGATTAATAGGATTGGCAGTAATGGGCGAGAATCTTGTGCTCAATATGGAGAGTAAAGGTTTTCAGGTTTCAGTTTATAACAGGTCTGTTAAGAAAGTAGATGATTTTCTGGCAGCGAGGGCAAAAGGAAAGAATATAGTCGGGACACATTCAATTGAGGAGTTAGTTGCTTCACTTGAACTTCCAAGAAAAGTGATGATAATGGTCAAGGCAGGAAGTGCTGTGGATGAGATGATTGAAACACTTATACCACATCTTTCACCCGGTGATATAATAATTGACGGTGGCAATACCCACTTCCCCGACACAAACAGAAGAACCGCATACGTTGAAAGCAAAGGGCTTCTTTATATAGGTACAGGAGTCTCGGGAGGTGAGGAAGGGGCTCTGCTCGGACCGTCTATAATGCCCGGTGGATCAAAAGCAGCCTGGCCTATTGTGAAACCTGTTTTTCAGGCAATAGCGGCAAAAGTGGATAATGGTTCACCATGCTGCGACTGGGTTGGAGAAAACGGAGCCGGACATTTTGTTAAGATGGTGCATAACGGTATCGAATATGGCGACATGCAGCTTATTACAGAAGCATATCAGATAATGAGGGATCTTCTTCACATGTCTGCTGATGAAATGCATCTTGTTTTCAAAGAATGGAATAAGGGAGAACTCGACAGTTATCTGATAGAAATTACCAGAGATATCCTCGGTTATAAAGATGCTGACGGCAAACCACTTGTGGATAAGATCCTTGATACTGCAGGACAAAAAGGAACTGGCAAATGGACAGCAGTATCTGCTCTCGACCTTGGAATTCCTCTAACTCTCATCGGAGAAGCTGTTTTCTCAAGATGTCTTTCAGCTGTTAAGGATGAAAGAGTACAGGCTTCAAAAATTCTTCACGGTCCGAAACCATCCTTCAACGGGGATAAGGCAAAATTCATAAATGACCTGAAAGATGCGCTTTATGCTTCCAAGATAGTGTCATATGCACAGGGTTACTCACTTATGAGAGCTGCAGCTGAAGAGTATAAATGGGAGCTTAATTATGGAGGAATAGCCCTGATGTGGAGAGGCGGATGTATAATCAGGTCGGCATTCCTTGGTAAAATAAAAGAGGCTTTTGACAATAATAACACAATAACCAACCTTCTGCTCGATCCTTTCTTTAAGGATAAAGTTGAAAAAGCTCAGCAGGGATGGAGAAATGTAGTTGCAACTGCAGCAACAAACGGTATTCCTGTTCCTGCAATATCATCTGCCCTTGGTTATTTCGACGGATACCGTTGCGAGAAACTTCCTGCCAATCTTTTACAGGCGCAGCGCGACTATTTCGGAGCGCACACATACGAGCGTACCGACAAGCCAAGAGGTGAATTCTTCCACACTAATTGGACAGGAAGAGGAGGAACTACAGCATCAACAACCTATAATGTTTAA